One genomic segment of Flavobacteriaceae bacterium includes these proteins:
- a CDS encoding N-6 DNA methylase, translating into MRTYNNEEEIKVHVVLPWLENLGYKKDCMEFEKTIKVQEGRKSKSIFADIVIYSDKKCETPIIVVDTKGPKEILSKSGRDQVISYARLLPKIAPIAVLTNGTNYHIFQALDKSRLKELPKRTNLLKDFVSAVLSKNIQEVLREEATKELFTIDDVNIFKDLLKKCHTSIRNNEGYDSIQAFDEMSKVLFAKMYEEQFNKESNRFTLEIFDKTLEQLKVNIVQQQFQEIQKADGFKELFPAETLIELKDRTIREIVRIFERFDLTLTNFDVKGEAFEYFLGDTFTGGLGEFFTPRNVVEFIVEAISPKIGEKIIDPFCGTGGFLIYAFEIVSEKIRLNEFSDSEKKKWKKVLSDESLFGTDWKYRTAQSCKMNMIVHGDGNTGVHQADGFKNIDGLIEEGNYDICFTNPPFGAKETDDNILNRFELGSGRNSQTREILAIERCLNLVKKGSGILAIILPDGILNGDRNSFVREFLHKEAELLGVIGFNKETFEGYNTAVKTSVLFLKRKENNNDTLPDKVFMAVCTNTGYSTLGHQIAGNQLPDILFDFRNFLKKEKFEPIHKNTKLVSLKSISDRIDAERYIDYMELPEIDDINNLKKESVAKFEFINQVGSNIIDSINQNNFSKKYKPESFEYYRFSDLFEPISDNRVLEKENKYTQLGLHGKGRGLFKREVNYGHQIGANRLNFVQKGWLVYSRLFAKNGSFGVVNEEFENGTVSSEFPTFKLKKPKFDEEMLLEYIVFYLISPQSINYIIRLTTGSTKESRGRFKENQLMELMIPVPKTKKVFEQICKPILERRKYIKKINQVVDSLDDVSLSLQLSLPNLGE; encoded by the coding sequence ATGCGAACATATAATAATGAAGAAGAAATAAAAGTTCATGTAGTCTTACCATGGTTAGAAAACTTAGGGTATAAGAAAGACTGTATGGAGTTTGAGAAAACAATTAAAGTACAAGAAGGGAGAAAATCGAAGTCAATTTTTGCTGATATTGTAATATACTCTGATAAAAAGTGTGAAACTCCGATTATTGTTGTAGATACTAAAGGACCGAAAGAAATATTATCAAAAAGTGGTAGAGACCAAGTTATTAGTTATGCAAGATTACTTCCCAAAATCGCACCTATTGCAGTTTTAACAAATGGCACTAATTATCATATTTTTCAAGCACTAGATAAATCAAGGTTAAAAGAACTACCAAAACGTACAAACCTCTTAAAGGATTTTGTTAGTGCTGTTTTAAGCAAAAATATTCAAGAAGTTTTAAGAGAAGAGGCCACAAAAGAATTATTTACAATTGATGATGTTAATATATTTAAGGATTTATTGAAAAAATGTCATACGTCAATTAGAAATAATGAAGGGTATGATTCTATTCAGGCTTTTGATGAAATGTCAAAAGTGTTATTTGCCAAAATGTATGAAGAGCAATTCAACAAAGAAAGTAATCGTTTTACGTTAGAAATTTTTGACAAAACACTTGAACAACTAAAAGTTAATATTGTACAACAGCAATTTCAGGAAATTCAAAAAGCTGATGGATTTAAGGAATTATTTCCTGCCGAGACATTAATAGAACTAAAAGATAGAACTATAAGAGAAATTGTTCGAATTTTTGAGCGCTTTGATTTAACTCTAACAAATTTTGATGTAAAAGGAGAAGCCTTTGAATATTTTTTAGGAGATACATTTACAGGTGGTTTAGGTGAATTTTTTACTCCGAGGAATGTTGTTGAGTTTATTGTAGAAGCGATTTCTCCGAAAATAGGCGAAAAAATCATTGACCCATTCTGTGGTACAGGTGGATTTCTGATTTATGCATTTGAGATTGTTTCAGAGAAAATTCGCTTAAATGAGTTTTCTGATTCAGAGAAGAAAAAATGGAAAAAAGTACTTTCTGATGAATCTTTATTCGGAACAGACTGGAAATATAGAACAGCTCAATCTTGTAAAATGAACATGATTGTTCATGGTGATGGAAACACAGGTGTACATCAGGCTGATGGGTTTAAAAATATTGATGGACTAATTGAGGAAGGTAATTATGATATTTGCTTTACGAATCCACCTTTTGGAGCAAAAGAAACAGATGATAATATATTAAACAGATTTGAACTTGGTTCAGGAAGAAATAGTCAAACGAGAGAAATACTTGCGATTGAAAGATGTCTTAATTTAGTAAAAAAAGGTTCAGGAATATTAGCTATAATATTACCAGATGGAATTTTAAATGGAGACCGTAACTCTTTTGTAAGAGAGTTTTTGCATAAGGAGGCAGAATTGCTTGGCGTTATTGGATTTAACAAAGAAACTTTTGAAGGTTATAATACTGCTGTTAAAACATCGGTATTATTCCTAAAACGGAAGGAGAATAACAATGACACCTTACCAGACAAGGTTTTTATGGCTGTTTGTACTAATACTGGTTATTCAACACTAGGCCACCAAATAGCAGGAAATCAATTACCTGATATATTATTTGATTTCAGAAACTTTCTAAAAAAAGAAAAATTTGAACCAATCCATAAAAACACAAAACTTGTTTCACTAAAGAGTATTTCTGACAGAATAGATGCTGAAAGATATATTGATTACATGGAGCTTCCTGAAATTGATGATATCAATAATCTAAAGAAAGAATCAGTTGCAAAATTTGAATTCATCAATCAGGTAGGAAGCAATATTATTGATAGCATTAATCAAAACAACTTTAGTAAAAAGTACAAACCTGAAAGTTTCGAATATTATAGATTCTCTGATTTATTTGAACCAATTTCAGATAATCGTGTGTTGGAAAAGGAAAATAAATATACTCAGTTAGGCTTACATGGGAAAGGGAGAGGATTATTTAAAAGAGAAGTGAATTATGGGCATCAGATAGGTGCAAATAGACTAAATTTCGTACAAAAAGGATGGTTAGTTTATAGTAGATTATTTGCAAAAAACGGTTCATTTGGTGTAGTGAATGAGGAATTTGAGAATGGAACAGTTTCTAGTGAGTTTCCAACATTCAAATTAAAAAAACCTAAATTTGATGAAGAAATGCTTTTAGAATATATTGTATTCTATTTAATTTCTCCTCAATCAATTAATTACATTATTCGTTTAACAACTGGTTCTACAAAAGAAAGTAGAGGTCGTTTCAAAGAAAATCAATTAATGGAACTTATGATTCCAGTACCGAAGACTAAAAAGGTTTTTGAACAAATATGTAAGCCAATACTGGAGAGAAGAAAATATATAAAGAAAATAAATCAAGTTGTTGATTCTTTGGATGATGTTAGTCTGTCTCTTCAACTATCATTGCCTAATCTTGGAGAATAA
- a CDS encoding ATP-binding cassette domain-containing protein, which yields MRKIKLLKTTKCYAPIQYYGGSNNLEKLRELSGTTKQGTTLLGLYQASNQLGFTAQGNEADFQAIIDHKEPLILHVLIEERLQHYIICYGYENNKFIIGDPAKGIIHLTKEELDIIWKSKSCLTLIPNDNFVKSKSQTKNKKDWFLKLLKEDYRLISFSVLLGLGIAILGMAMAIFSQKLIDNILPSKDFNKLITGIALVAFLLLIRVLFTALRDYFLIRQTKDFNNRIVDNFYSSLLNLPKPFFDTRKIGELVARLNDTQRVQRVISQIVGNVAINVLVTIVSLGFLCYYSWQTGLIAFISLPFYFILIYSFNKRIINAQKEVMQGYAFSESNYITSMQGIAIIKNNNRQSIFQKINQLIYGNFQEKAFNLGKINLRLSVFSSVFSVLFLMGILVYTSIQVYNETMQLGELMAILGIAGSLLPSVASLALITIPINEAKVAFNRMYEFASMEKEQNGSTEILDFKSLVIKNLSFRFAGRSQLLKAINIKANKNECIAIVGESGSGKSTLGQILQKFYAFENGTIIVNNQNKLIELNTTSWRNILGVVPQDVTIFGGNVITNILLGQEDKPENIVKFCQDYGFETFINSLPQSYATILGEESINLSGGQKQVIALMRALYKKPKVLLLDEFTSAMDRKTEQFVLDLLNKLKSELTIIFISHRLHSLPKIADRIYVLENGIIADFGNHDKLMESKKFYSEFWTELGFETRTE from the coding sequence CTGAGAAAAATAAAGCTGCTTAAAACGACAAAATGTTATGCACCCATTCAATATTATGGTGGCTCAAATAACTTAGAAAAATTACGGGAACTAAGCGGTACTACTAAACAAGGCACAACTTTATTAGGCTTATATCAAGCATCAAACCAATTAGGTTTTACTGCACAAGGTAATGAAGCAGACTTTCAAGCAATAATAGACCATAAAGAACCATTAATATTACACGTTTTAATAGAAGAACGACTACAACACTATATTATTTGTTATGGCTATGAAAACAATAAATTTATTATTGGCGACCCAGCTAAAGGGATAATTCATTTAACAAAAGAAGAATTAGACATTATTTGGAAATCTAAATCTTGCTTGACATTAATACCAAATGACAATTTTGTAAAATCTAAATCCCAAACTAAAAATAAAAAAGATTGGTTTTTAAAATTACTCAAAGAAGACTATCGTTTAATCTCTTTTAGTGTTTTATTGGGTTTAGGTATTGCTATTTTGGGTATGGCAATGGCAATTTTTTCTCAAAAATTAATAGATAATATTTTACCTTCAAAAGACTTTAATAAACTAATTACTGGTATTGCTCTCGTTGCTTTTTTGTTACTGATAAGAGTATTGTTTACTGCTTTACGAGATTATTTCCTAATCCGTCAAACTAAAGATTTTAACAATCGTATTGTAGATAATTTCTATTCATCGCTACTAAATTTACCAAAACCTTTTTTTGATACTCGTAAAATTGGTGAACTTGTAGCGCGTTTAAACGATACACAACGTGTGCAGCGTGTAATTAGTCAAATTGTAGGCAATGTGGCAATTAATGTTTTGGTTACTATTGTATCTTTAGGTTTTTTGTGTTACTATTCTTGGCAAACAGGCTTAATCGCTTTTATTAGTTTACCTTTTTACTTTATCCTTATTTATAGTTTTAACAAACGTATTATCAATGCTCAAAAAGAAGTAATGCAAGGCTACGCTTTTAGTGAAAGTAATTATATTACGTCAATGCAAGGTATTGCGATTATAAAAAATAATAACAGACAATCTATATTTCAAAAAATAAACCAACTCATTTATGGCAACTTCCAAGAAAAAGCCTTTAATCTTGGTAAAATTAATTTACGTCTATCTGTTTTTTCTAGTGTTTTTAGTGTATTATTTTTAATGGGTATTTTGGTTTATACATCTATTCAAGTCTATAATGAAACAATGCAATTAGGAGAATTAATGGCAATTTTAGGTATTGCAGGTTCATTATTGCCATCAGTTGCAAGCTTAGCACTAATTACAATTCCTATTAACGAAGCTAAAGTAGCTTTTAACAGAATGTATGAGTTTGCTTCAATGGAAAAAGAACAAAACGGAAGTACTGAAATTTTGGATTTTAAATCTCTCGTAATTAAAAACCTTTCTTTCCGTTTTGCAGGCAGAAGTCAATTATTAAAAGCCATAAATATTAAAGCAAATAAAAATGAATGTATTGCTATTGTTGGCGAAAGCGGTAGTGGTAAAAGTACATTAGGGCAAATCCTGCAAAAATTCTATGCTTTTGAAAACGGAACTATAATTGTCAATAATCAAAATAAACTTATTGAACTAAATACAACAAGTTGGCGAAATATTTTAGGTGTTGTACCGCAAGATGTTACCATTTTTGGAGGAAATGTTATTACAAACATTCTTTTAGGTCAAGAGGATAAACCAGAAAATATTGTAAAGTTCTGTCAAGATTACGGCTTTGAAACTTTTATAAACTCTTTACCGCAGAGCTACGCCACTATTCTTGGCGAAGAAAGCATTAATCTATCAGGCGGACAAAAACAAGTGATTGCATTAATGCGTGCTTTATACAAAAAACCAAAGGTTCTACTATTAGATGAATTTACCTCTGCAATGGACAGAAAAACAGAACAGTTCGTTTTGGATTTGTTAAATAAGTTAAAATCTGAATTGACAATAATTTTTATTTCTCACAGATTACATTCTTTGCCTAAAATTGCTGACCGTATTTATGTTTTGGAAAACGGAATTATAGCCGACTTTGGGAATCACGATAAACTTATGGAATCAAAAAAATTTTATAGCGAATTTTGGACGGAATTGGGATTTGAAACACGAACTGAATAA
- a CDS encoding redoxin domain-containing protein, with protein sequence MNKRKILFAVILVVVSLLSYLGYNIVTKSKEKNEIAKQLQTIPNFDFKTLDSISFTKKNLKTNITTIFIYFNSECDFCHHEAQSISKNINKFKNVQFVFVSNEPIDTIKQFSEEYKLNNQPNITFLYDNAFHFTNQFNAQSIPYILIYNKNNELIKKHNGQLNANGILRVLNQND encoded by the coding sequence ATGAATAAAAGAAAAATACTCTTTGCTGTTATTTTAGTTGTTGTTAGTTTATTATCTTATTTAGGATATAACATTGTTACAAAATCAAAAGAGAAAAATGAAATTGCTAAACAGTTGCAAACTATTCCAAATTTTGATTTTAAAACTTTAGATAGTATTTCTTTTACAAAGAAAAACTTAAAAACTAATATTACAACTATCTTCATTTACTTTAACAGTGAATGTGATTTTTGTCATCATGAAGCACAAAGCATAAGTAAAAATATAAATAAGTTTAAAAATGTTCAATTTGTTTTTGTATCAAATGAACCTATTGATACCATAAAGCAGTTTTCGGAAGAATACAAACTAAATAATCAACCTAATATTACCTTTTTATATGATAACGCTTTCCATTTTACTAATCAATTTAATGCTCAATCTATTCCTTATATACTGATATACAATAAAAATAACGAGTTGATAAAAAAACATAATGGACAATTAAATGCTAACGGAATTTTAAGGGTATTAAATCAAAATGACTAA
- a CDS encoding adenosine deaminase encodes MARKVQHSLLNKAKTNKNDEFYTQFSDIESELEHYKNHFKGKVVFCNCDDARISNFFKYFAQNFKELGLKKLISACYKKQERDLFNTEESENGSFYEYTGTIEDRIEPNSQDIIYFNGNGDFRSTESIELLKQSDIVVTNPPFSLFREYVAQLIKYDKAFLLIGNINAITYKEIFKLIKENNAWLGINLGRGISGFIVPEHYELYGTEARINESGNKIISPNNCLWLTNLETSKRHEDIELTKKYFGNETEYPKYDNYDGINVNKTKDIPSDYNGFMGVPITFLHKFNPDQFEIIKFRKGNDEKDLSINGKCPYFRILIKNKRIQAEFIELTKKKKSQQVTKAIRNLGINDNQQVYASK; translated from the coding sequence ATGGCAAGAAAGGTACAACACTCTTTATTAAATAAAGCAAAAACCAATAAAAACGATGAGTTTTATACGCAGTTTTCGGACATAGAAAGTGAATTAGAACATTATAAAAACCACTTTAAAGGCAAAGTAGTTTTTTGTAACTGTGATGATGCTCGTATCAGTAATTTTTTTAAATACTTTGCACAGAATTTTAAAGAATTAGGTCTTAAAAAATTAATATCTGCTTGTTATAAAAAACAAGAACGAGATTTGTTTAATACTGAAGAATCTGAAAACGGGTCTTTCTATGAATATACAGGAACAATAGAAGATAGAATTGAACCAAATTCCCAAGATATTATTTACTTTAATGGAAATGGCGATTTCCGAAGTACTGAAAGTATCGAACTATTAAAACAATCAGACATTGTTGTTACTAATCCACCGTTTTCACTATTCAGAGAATATGTTGCTCAATTAATTAAATACGACAAAGCTTTTTTATTAATAGGTAACATTAATGCAATTACTTACAAAGAAATATTTAAGTTAATTAAAGAAAATAATGCGTGGCTAGGTATAAACCTTGGTAGAGGTATTTCTGGTTTTATTGTTCCCGAACACTACGAACTTTACGGAACAGAAGCTCGAATTAATGAATCTGGAAATAAAATAATATCCCCTAATAATTGTTTATGGCTAACTAATTTAGAAACTTCTAAAAGACACGAAGATATTGAATTGACAAAGAAGTATTTTGGAAATGAAACCGAATACCCTAAATATGACAATTACGATGGTATTAATGTAAATAAAACTAAAGACATTCCTTCTGACTATAACGGATTTATGGGCGTACCTATAACATTTTTACATAAGTTCAATCCTGACCAGTTTGAGATAATTAAATTCAGAAAAGGAAATGATGAAAAAGATTTATCAATAAATGGAAAGTGCCCGTATTTCAGAATTTTAATCAAAAACAAACGAATACAAGCTGAATTTATTGAATTAACTAAAAAGAAAAAAAGCCAGCAGGTAACAAAGGCTATACGTAATTTGGGGATTAACGATAATCAGCAAGTCTATGCAAGCAAATAA
- a CDS encoding IS4 family transposase, translating to MKKTNASTKSSELNSVLSSHFQGKINLARIKLISHFIIALCKVQTVTFEKVANAFETSVDSKSSLRRIQRFIADYSLDGDLIARLIFSLLPKQEGLILSIDRTNWKFGQTNINIFMLGVVYKGVAFPLLFTMLDKPGNSNSQERIDLVNRFIRLFGKDVIKSIVADREFVGNHWLDFLNTNGIKYYIRIRNNFKVELPDKNKTIKVFHLFNPHKINEFVYYPKIVRVNGQLCFLSGCKLYPKNGKPDFLIIVSFNAPDKAFEQYKERWQIEMCFKAMKASGFDIENTHLQDIKRIEKLVLLVMMAFVWCYKVGIYLHQIKPIKIKKHGRMAKSIFKYGLDYIASVLLNPVNQNNMNLTKFLSCT from the coding sequence ATGAAAAAAACCAATGCTTCCACTAAAAGTAGTGAATTAAATTCAGTTTTAAGTTCTCATTTCCAAGGTAAGATCAATTTGGCAAGAATCAAACTCATATCACATTTCATTATCGCCCTCTGTAAGGTACAGACAGTTACCTTTGAAAAGGTAGCCAACGCTTTTGAGACCTCAGTAGATTCGAAGTCATCACTCAGACGTATTCAAAGATTTATTGCTGATTATTCGTTGGATGGAGATTTGATCGCTCGTCTTATATTTAGTCTCCTTCCTAAGCAAGAGGGATTGATCTTGAGTATTGATAGGACCAATTGGAAGTTTGGTCAGACCAACATCAACATTTTTATGTTGGGAGTTGTCTATAAAGGTGTTGCCTTCCCATTGTTATTTACTATGTTAGATAAGCCAGGGAACTCTAACAGTCAGGAGCGTATTGATCTTGTGAATCGTTTCATAAGACTTTTTGGCAAAGATGTTATTAAATCCATTGTAGCCGATAGAGAGTTTGTAGGTAATCATTGGTTGGATTTCTTGAATACAAATGGAATCAAATATTATATCCGCATTCGAAACAACTTTAAGGTAGAGCTTCCTGATAAGAACAAAACCATCAAAGTATTTCACTTGTTTAATCCACATAAGATCAATGAGTTTGTGTATTATCCTAAAATTGTACGTGTTAATGGTCAGCTTTGTTTCCTTTCCGGATGCAAGTTGTACCCAAAAAATGGAAAGCCTGATTTCTTAATCATTGTATCGTTCAACGCTCCTGATAAGGCCTTTGAACAATACAAAGAACGATGGCAGATAGAGATGTGTTTTAAAGCAATGAAAGCCAGTGGCTTTGATATTGAAAACACACACCTGCAAGATATTAAGCGTATTGAAAAATTAGTACTGCTTGTAATGATGGCTTTCGTATGGTGTTACAAAGTTGGTATATATTTACATCAGATTAAGCCTATCAAAATAAAAAAGCATGGAAGAATGGCTAAAAGCATATTCAAATATGGATTAGATTATATCGCTTCTGTGCTATTAAACCCTGTAAATCAAAACAATATGAACTTGACTAAATTTTTGTCATGTACTTAG
- a CDS encoding DUF1016 family protein — MNDLTTYNEFFKEIVNTISSTKYEAYKALNKHHIAQNFEIGKLIVQNQEKNNWGKSIVDTLSKDINKIIDGVKGYSPQNLWRMRQFYLEYKDNADLLELALTIPWGQNLLILHQVKDIEERAYYLDATNKLGWSRAVLLNQIKANAYQHHLKDPKQSNFEKALPVHLSEQANEAMKSEYNLDFLGITKPILEKELENRLVENIRDLLLELGYGFSFIGNQYRLKLNQKEYFIDLLFYHRILKCLVAIELKTVEFEPEFAGKMNFYLELLDEQEKQPDDNPSIGIILCPIKDNLEVEYTLRTNNKPIGVSSYKLTQELPSNLKGKVPTSEELKRMLTMAINNSGDSDKSKSND, encoded by the coding sequence ATGAATGATTTAACTACATATAATGAATTTTTCAAAGAGATTGTCAACACAATCAGTTCTACTAAATATGAAGCTTATAAAGCACTAAACAAACATCATATTGCTCAAAATTTTGAAATTGGGAAACTGATTGTCCAAAACCAAGAAAAGAATAATTGGGGAAAATCTATTGTTGATACCTTATCCAAAGACATTAATAAAATCATTGATGGTGTAAAAGGCTACTCTCCTCAGAATTTATGGAGAATGAGGCAATTCTACTTAGAATACAAAGATAATGCTGACTTATTAGAATTAGCGTTAACCATTCCTTGGGGGCAAAATTTATTAATCCTTCATCAAGTAAAAGATATTGAAGAAAGAGCATATTACTTAGACGCTACGAACAAATTGGGTTGGAGTAGAGCCGTTCTACTCAACCAAATAAAAGCAAATGCTTATCAACATCATTTAAAAGACCCTAAACAAAGTAATTTTGAAAAAGCATTGCCAGTTCATTTATCCGAACAAGCTAATGAAGCAATGAAGAGTGAATATAATCTTGACTTTCTTGGAATTACCAAACCTATTTTGGAAAAAGAACTAGAAAATAGGTTAGTTGAAAATATTCGTGATTTACTCCTTGAACTTGGTTACGGTTTTAGCTTTATAGGCAATCAGTACCGACTAAAACTGAACCAAAAAGAATACTTCATTGACCTTCTGTTTTATCACAGGATATTGAAATGTTTGGTAGCTATTGAATTAAAGACTGTTGAATTTGAGCCTGAATTTGCAGGTAAGATGAACTTCTATCTTGAATTATTGGATGAACAAGAGAAACAACCAGACGACAATCCATCTATCGGAATAATTCTTTGCCCAATAAAAGACAATCTTGAAGTTGAATACACATTGAGAACAAATAATAAACCGATTGGAGTTTCTTCGTATAAGTTAACACAGGAATTACCTAGCAATCTGAAAGGAAAGGTTCCTACATCAGAAGAATTAAAACGAATGCTAACAATGGCTATAAATAATAGCGGGGATAGTGATAAATCAAAGAGCAATGACTAA
- a CDS encoding helix-turn-helix domain-containing protein yields MTSKKNYNRIRVVLAEQDRTNKWLAEKVGKNRTTVSRWCTNDMQPSIETLAEIAEILDVDIRELLLPTKK; encoded by the coding sequence ATGACCAGTAAAAAGAATTATAATAGAATACGGGTAGTTTTAGCTGAACAAGACAGAACAAACAAATGGTTAGCTGAAAAAGTAGGTAAAAATAGGACGACTGTTTCAAGATGGTGTACAAATGATATGCAACCGTCTATTGAGACTTTAGCAGAAATTGCTGAAATTCTAGATGTTGATATTAGAGAATTATTATTACCGACTAAAAAGTAA
- a CDS encoding IS3 family transposase — translation MKIAPINRKKRRYAIATICNAFELKRDAYYKYQKRFVLKKQIEQNVIMLVKKSRKTLPREGTRKLMKSLHNDFRKQNINIGRDQLFRILKENNLLIRRKKYSSKTTNSYHRFYKYKNIIKDLIINRPNQVWASDITYIRTINGFCYLALITDMYSRKIVGYDISDSLELKGCVRALNKAIYQTKNTEEIIHHSDRGIQYCSNVYTQILKRKKIQISMTQENHCYENAMAERVNGILKDEFFLDQTFTNINHAKKATKNAIKLYNNKRLHLSLDYKTPNYVHKNVA, via the coding sequence ATGAAAATAGCACCGATTAATAGAAAAAAAAGAAGGTACGCCATCGCTACTATTTGTAATGCTTTCGAGTTAAAAAGAGATGCTTATTACAAATATCAAAAAAGGTTTGTTCTTAAAAAACAAATAGAACAAAATGTAATAATGCTTGTTAAAAAAAGCAGGAAAACATTACCCAGAGAAGGTACTAGAAAGCTAATGAAATCCTTACATAATGATTTTAGGAAACAGAATATAAATATAGGTAGAGACCAGTTATTTAGAATCTTAAAAGAAAATAATTTGTTAATTAGAAGGAAAAAATATTCTTCTAAAACAACCAACTCTTACCATCGTTTTTATAAATATAAAAATATCATAAAAGACCTGATCATTAATAGACCTAACCAAGTTTGGGCTTCGGATATTACCTATATAAGAACTATAAATGGATTTTGTTATTTAGCACTTATTACTGATATGTATTCAAGAAAAATAGTAGGCTATGATATTAGTGATAGTTTAGAACTTAAAGGCTGTGTTAGAGCTTTAAATAAAGCTATTTATCAAACTAAAAATACCGAAGAAATCATACATCATTCTGATAGAGGAATACAATATTGTAGCAATGTTTATACTCAAATTTTGAAAAGAAAAAAGATACAAATCAGTATGACCCAAGAAAATCATTGCTACGAAAACGCAATGGCCGAAAGAGTTAACGGAATTTTAAAAGATGAATTCTTCCTCGACCAAACATTTACAAATATCAATCACGCCAAAAAAGCAACAAAAAATGCAATCAAATTATATAATAATAAAAGATTACATTTATCTTTAGATTATAAAACACCTAATTACGTGCACAAAAATGTAGCATAA
- a CDS encoding transposase encodes MYKNDGYVRRYSESFKLKVLAELTKGNHSKRQIALTYGIQSSTINVWIKKYDRKDLMNTRVTVQTDDELSRIKALQKELKQLKDLLIKKDLDKLVNDSYLEVAAENLGYKNVEELKKNLNIKP; translated from the coding sequence ATGTATAAAAATGATGGATATGTAAGACGTTATAGTGAGAGTTTTAAACTCAAAGTATTAGCAGAACTTACCAAAGGAAACCATTCCAAAAGACAAATTGCCTTAACTTACGGCATACAATCTAGTACGATAAACGTATGGATTAAAAAATATGACCGTAAAGATTTAATGAACACCCGTGTAACCGTGCAAACAGACGACGAATTATCCCGTATTAAAGCCCTTCAAAAAGAGCTAAAACAACTCAAAGATCTTCTTATTAAAAAGGATCTAGATAAACTTGTGAATGATAGTTATCTTGAAGTAGCTGCTGAAAATCTTGGCTATAAAAATGTTGAAGAATTAAAAAAAAACTTAAACATAAAGCCTTAA